The following are encoded in a window of Pieris napi chromosome 23, ilPieNapi1.2, whole genome shotgun sequence genomic DNA:
- the LOC125061229 gene encoding 39S ribosomal protein L28, mitochondrial, protein MATSRIQATARQLSKTFKKKNRFDIGIAAELPVAYKKFWREWKVLKPAAVHFIPQDSKWKRDDLTGETLPVQNIPLPLKQPHQIHEGIWGGEAVIKGFQKRDPQKRRVPHYWVPVLKRTVVKSDVLNTHLSVTVTDRAIKLINDHYGFDHYLLKTPACDLASMLALKLKKQILIELMNGCPRHAYDPAKQKQIYDEYKTYLSSYTPEEIEWYGLTWYEALCKVAKIKEAANKPIPLKNVYRKNLVEKLKAAGIDANTSAEDITSTTSWLSKMNPFGKKDEA, encoded by the exons ATGGCCACTTCCCGTATTCAG gcgACAGCACGCCAGTTGTCGAAGACATTTAAGAAGAAAAACAGATTTGACATAGGTATAGCTGCTGAGCTACCTGttgcatataaaaaattttggCGTGAATGGAAGGTTCTGAAACCAGCAGCTGTGCATTTTATCCCTCAGGATAGCAAATGGAAGCGTGATGATCTTACTGGTGAAACCCTCCCAGTGCAAAATATACCTCTTCCCTTGAAACAGCCTCATCAAATTCATGAAGGAATTTGGGGTGGTGAAGCAGTAATTAAAG gtTTTCAAAAGCGTGATCCTCAAAAACGCAGAGTTCCTCATTACTGGGTACCTGTGCTTAAAAGGACTGTTGTTAAATCAGATGTCTTAAACACGCACCTGTCTGTCACAGTTACTGACAGAGCAATAAAGCTTATTAATGACCATTATGGATTTGATCATTATTTGCTGAAAACACCAGCATGTGATCTGGCCTCAATGTTagccttaaaattaaaaaaacaaatacttattGAATTGATGAATGGATGTCCGAGACACGCATACGACCCGGCCAAGCAAAAACAGATCTATGatgaatataaaacatatttgtcATCT taTACCCCAGAAGAAATCGAATGGTATGGCTTAACTTGGTATGAGGCTTTGTGTAAAGTTGCAAAAATTAAAGAAGCAGCTAACAAACCAATTCCTCTGAAAAatgtttatagaaaaaatttagttGAAAAACTTAAGGCAGCAGGAATTGATGCTAATACGTCTGCTGAGGACATTAC GTCCACAACATCCTGGCTTTCAAAAATGAATCCATTTGGAAAGAAGGATGAAGCTtag